Proteins encoded in a region of the Nitrospira sp. genome:
- a CDS encoding tyrosine-type recombinase/integrase produces MVTAAGKRLSTRAIHRVITEGLLLAGVKKPGIVVHGLRHSTTMFALLNDANPTRVQKMMRHQHYATTEIYLEEVQRLLEGAEDAVTQI; encoded by the coding sequence GTGGTGACGGCTGCTGGAAAGCGGCTCTCCACGCGGGCGATTCACCGCGTCATTACGGAGGGACTTTTGTTAGCGGGCGTCAAGAAGCCGGGCATCGTGGTCCATGGTCTGCGGCACTCGACCACGATGTTTGCGCTGCTCAATGACGCGAATCCCACGCGGGTACAGAAGATGATGCGCCATCAGCATTACGCGACGACGGAAATCTATCTTGAAGAAGTGCAACGGTTACTCGAAGGAGCGGAAGATGCGGTCACGCAAATATAA
- a CDS encoding metalloregulator ArsR/SmtB family transcription factor: MKPGSTGIMLTVDQCALTLKALADHTRLRILESLLVEEKCVTDLVRCLHCPQPHISHHLRILRDAGLVEGIRAGQQVCYRIAPKVQPLLAHRQGRALNFGCCELRFPDPVFSHVKRRTHLLT; encoded by the coding sequence ATGAAGCCCGGCTCCACCGGAATTATGCTTACCGTGGACCAATGCGCCCTGACGCTCAAGGCCCTGGCGGACCACACGCGGTTGCGTATCCTGGAGTCGTTACTGGTTGAGGAGAAATGCGTGACGGACCTCGTGCGGTGCTTACACTGTCCGCAACCGCACATCTCCCATCATCTCCGTATTCTCCGAGATGCCGGATTAGTCGAAGGAATTCGGGCGGGCCAGCAGGTGTGTTATCGCATTGCACCAAAGGTTCAACCCCTGCTCGCCCATCGGCAAGGACGGGCGCTCAACTTCGGATGTTGCGAGCTGCGCTTCCCGGATCCGGTGTTCAGCCATGTTAAGCGTAGGACACACCTGCTGACGTGA
- a CDS encoding VirB4 family type IV secretion/conjugal transfer ATPase, with product MITRAALTKAASAQIPASDYIPLGTAITPTVITLTGGEYLACWKLEGITFETADRSEVLLRKEALHQFLRSLGGGSFAIWSHKIRRVVTERLQGTSPNPFCQHLSDRYYQSFTQHRQMATELYLSLLYRPFPSKVASFFTRMSTRTLAQRREHETAQLTILEDMSKQLEASLSRYGPTRLGTYTKQDILYSDQLAFLSYLINGVWEEIPLRRAPLASYLPSSRLHFGDRTGMLEIWHPREKKFAGFLDMQEYPPFSEPGMNNGLLYSDAEYIETQSFSCLNKRAALKSLDTQKGHLIASEDAATREIEQMDQAADDLQSGLIDLGQYHYSLAIFGHTMESVSTALADARAVFQDGPGFKMARVDVIPECAWFAQIPGNWSLRPREAVITSRNFVCLSPFHNFARGKRAGNPWGEALALFKTPSGQPYYFNFHVSPEDRDSRDEKYPGNTFICGSTGVGKTALELSLLAFATKYQGLRCVVFDKDRGAEIGIRAMGGTYQSLKRGMPTGFNPFQLEPNPNNWQLCEQLVAQLVKQPGDEIPLLTAKEQSEISQAVRTVMSESVSPDLRCLSLLRQNLPATGDQSVRARLKRWTRGHALGWAFDNPQDTHKLSGARLFGYDYTDFLDDPEVRTPIMAYLLHLTERLITGEPFIYVMEEFWKPLQDPLFADFAFNKQKTIRKQSGLGVFVTQSPSDVLRHPIGKTMVEQSVTQIFLPNPRADHDDYVQGFKVTEAEFHIIKNLGEASRLFLVKQGHSSAIVQFDLGGMTDLLNVLSGTTDNVALLDQIRADVGDDPTDWLPLFHERIAARKRLRRENMRGVS from the coding sequence ATGATAACCAGAGCCGCCCTGACGAAAGCCGCGTCCGCCCAGATTCCCGCGAGTGACTATATCCCGCTGGGCACGGCGATCACGCCCACCGTCATCACTTTGACCGGCGGCGAGTACCTGGCCTGCTGGAAACTGGAGGGGATCACGTTTGAAACAGCCGACCGTTCAGAAGTTCTGCTGCGCAAAGAAGCGCTGCACCAGTTTCTCCGATCCTTGGGCGGCGGGTCCTTCGCGATCTGGTCGCATAAAATTCGACGGGTCGTCACCGAGCGGTTGCAGGGCACCTCCCCCAATCCCTTCTGCCAACACCTGAGCGACCGTTACTATCAGTCATTTACTCAACATCGACAAATGGCGACGGAGTTGTACCTGTCCCTGCTCTACCGACCCTTTCCGTCCAAAGTCGCCAGCTTCTTCACTCGGATGTCCACGCGCACCCTCGCCCAACGACGAGAGCACGAAACCGCACAGCTGACGATTCTTGAAGACATGAGCAAGCAGCTCGAAGCGAGTCTGAGTCGCTATGGGCCCACACGCTTGGGCACCTACACGAAACAGGACATCCTGTACTCCGACCAGCTCGCCTTTCTGAGCTACCTCATCAATGGAGTCTGGGAGGAAATCCCGCTCCGCCGGGCACCGTTGGCCTCCTACCTCCCCTCGTCTCGCCTGCACTTCGGCGACCGGACGGGCATGCTGGAAATCTGGCACCCACGTGAGAAGAAATTCGCCGGGTTTCTCGACATGCAGGAATACCCGCCCTTCTCCGAACCAGGCATGAATAACGGCCTGCTCTATAGCGACGCCGAGTACATCGAGACCCAGAGCTTTTCGTGCCTCAACAAACGCGCAGCCCTCAAATCGCTCGACACCCAGAAAGGACACTTGATTGCCTCGGAAGACGCGGCAACGCGCGAGATCGAACAGATGGACCAGGCTGCGGATGACCTGCAGAGTGGGCTCATTGACCTGGGCCAGTACCATTACAGTCTGGCCATTTTCGGTCACACGATGGAATCGGTGAGCACCGCCCTCGCTGATGCTCGCGCCGTCTTTCAGGACGGGCCGGGGTTCAAGATGGCGCGCGTGGATGTCATCCCCGAATGTGCCTGGTTCGCGCAGATCCCAGGCAACTGGAGTCTACGGCCACGCGAAGCCGTGATCACCAGCCGCAACTTTGTCTGCCTCAGTCCCTTTCACAACTTCGCGCGCGGCAAACGAGCGGGCAATCCCTGGGGTGAAGCCCTCGCCCTGTTCAAGACCCCAAGCGGGCAACCCTATTATTTCAATTTCCACGTGTCCCCGGAAGACCGGGATTCGCGCGACGAGAAGTATCCCGGCAACACCTTTATCTGTGGCAGCACCGGCGTGGGCAAGACTGCGCTTGAATTGTCTCTCCTGGCCTTCGCCACCAAGTACCAGGGCCTCCGCTGTGTGGTCTTCGATAAGGATCGCGGCGCGGAGATCGGCATCCGTGCCATGGGTGGAACGTATCAGTCGCTCAAACGCGGCATGCCGACCGGCTTCAATCCCTTCCAGCTCGAACCCAACCCCAACAACTGGCAACTCTGCGAACAGCTGGTGGCGCAACTCGTGAAGCAGCCTGGTGACGAGATTCCATTGCTCACCGCGAAGGAGCAGAGCGAGATCAGCCAGGCCGTGCGGACGGTCATGAGTGAATCGGTCTCACCGGACCTGCGTTGTCTGTCCCTCCTCCGCCAGAACCTGCCGGCGACCGGCGACCAGAGTGTGAGGGCCAGGTTGAAGCGATGGACCCGCGGCCACGCGCTGGGCTGGGCCTTCGACAATCCGCAGGACACTCACAAACTCAGCGGCGCACGATTATTTGGCTACGACTATACGGACTTTCTGGATGATCCCGAAGTCCGCACTCCGATCATGGCCTATCTGCTCCATCTGACCGAACGGCTGATCACGGGAGAACCCTTCATCTATGTCATGGAGGAATTCTGGAAGCCGCTGCAAGACCCGCTGTTTGCGGACTTTGCCTTCAACAAACAGAAGACCATCAGGAAACAATCCGGCCTCGGCGTCTTTGTGACGCAATCGCCGTCCGACGTGCTGAGACATCCCATTGGTAAAACGATGGTGGAACAGAGCGTAACGCAGATCTTCTTGCCCAATCCTCGCGCCGACCATGACGACTATGTCCAGGGATTCAAGGTGACGGAGGCGGAATTTCACATCATCAAAAACCTCGGGGAGGCAAGCCGTTTGTTTCTGGTGAAGCAGGGTCACAGTTCCGCAATCGTGCAATTCGACCTGGGCGGTATGACCGATCTCCTAAACGTGCTCTCCGGCACGACGGACAACGTGGCGCTGTTGGACCAGATCAGAGCCGACGTGGGTGACGATCCCACAGACTGGCTGCCGCTGTTTCATGAACGCATCGCGGCGAGGAAACGACTCCGGCGGGAGAACATGAGAGGAGTCTCGTAG
- a CDS encoding inorganic phosphate transporter, giving the protein MDLSLFTCLLVLSLAFANGANDVSKAIATLVGSGVADYRTAILWGTFWTTVGAGLSGLVATAMVKTFSQGLLAPGVASSSILATAVLAGAVLWVLVATRSGLPVSTTHALTGAIVGTGLVAFGTEGLLWEGIGKKILLPLILSPLLALMVSGLIHSLVRTLAARWEGTCLCVMPTARALVMIDTQGATRTLFQTAALGQPVVTVPAQCDRAGLKGLVVGLDSIHWCSSGLASLARGMNDAPKIAAIMLLGSAVTTWSSGSFQAIALIGVAVAMGLGSYVAGRRVTQVLAENVTRMDHSEGLSANLTTSSLVFVSAVMGLPVSTTHVSSSSIIGIGLLNGISSIRWPTVRDMVLAWVVTLPASALLAALAYHLFAKLV; this is encoded by the coding sequence ATGGACTTGTCACTTTTCACATGTCTCTTGGTGTTATCTCTGGCTTTCGCCAATGGCGCGAACGACGTGTCCAAGGCTATTGCCACCCTCGTAGGCAGCGGCGTCGCCGATTATCGGACCGCCATCTTATGGGGAACGTTCTGGACGACCGTCGGCGCTGGGCTTTCGGGACTGGTCGCCACCGCGATGGTGAAGACCTTCAGCCAAGGGCTCCTGGCGCCAGGCGTTGCCTCATCGTCCATCCTTGCGACTGCCGTGCTCGCCGGCGCTGTCCTCTGGGTGCTGGTCGCGACCCGGAGCGGTTTGCCTGTTTCCACCACCCATGCCTTAACCGGCGCGATCGTAGGGACAGGCCTTGTCGCTTTTGGGACTGAGGGCCTTCTGTGGGAGGGAATTGGAAAGAAAATTCTATTACCGCTCATTCTGAGTCCACTGCTGGCGTTGATGGTCTCGGGCTTGATCCACTCTCTTGTCCGCACGCTTGCGGCACGGTGGGAAGGCACCTGTCTCTGCGTGATGCCGACTGCCAGAGCATTGGTTATGATCGATACCCAAGGTGCCACGCGCACGCTGTTTCAGACGGCAGCCCTGGGACAACCTGTGGTGACAGTTCCGGCCCAGTGCGATCGGGCGGGACTGAAGGGCCTTGTTGTTGGTTTGGACAGTATCCATTGGTGCTCAAGTGGTTTAGCCTCCTTGGCCCGGGGAATGAATGACGCCCCCAAGATAGCCGCCATTATGCTGTTGGGCAGTGCCGTCACCACCTGGTCCAGTGGGTCTTTTCAAGCGATAGCCCTCATCGGCGTAGCGGTGGCAATGGGCCTCGGCAGCTATGTGGCAGGACGCCGTGTCACGCAAGTCCTCGCCGAGAATGTCACACGAATGGATCACAGCGAAGGGTTATCTGCGAACCTTACCACTTCCTCGCTGGTGTTTGTATCCGCTGTGATGGGGTTGCCGGTCTCAACAACCCATGTCAGCAGTTCGTCTATCATCGGTATTGGATTGTTAAACGGCATCAGCAGCATTCGATGGCCCACCGTGCGCGATATGGTCCTCGCCTGGGTCGTCACGCTTCCTGCCTCCGCATTACTTGCTGCACTCGCCTATCATTTGTTTGCCAAGCTGGTGTAA
- a CDS encoding TrbC/VirB2 family protein: MTRAGVTQERESGTGTVRGVSRGNGSLVGAASWLLGVVILVESEPAWAQITKVNTVMQNVQTVLTSVAVTLFTVAIMWAGFKMAFSHAQWSDVSNVVIGGILVGGAAGIAAWLIN, translated from the coding sequence ATGACAAGAGCGGGTGTGACACAGGAGAGGGAGTCAGGGACAGGGACCGTGCGAGGGGTCAGCCGAGGGAATGGGAGTCTAGTTGGTGCCGCCTCGTGGCTCCTCGGGGTGGTCATCCTGGTGGAATCGGAGCCGGCCTGGGCCCAGATCACCAAGGTGAATACGGTGATGCAAAACGTGCAAACGGTCCTGACGAGTGTGGCGGTGACCCTCTTTACCGTCGCCATCATGTGGGCGGGCTTCAAGATGGCCTTCAGCCATGCCCAATGGTCCGACGTGAGTAACGTTGTGATCGGCGGCATCTTAGTGGGCGGCGCTGCGGGCATCGCGGCCTGGTTGATCAACTAG
- the arsS gene encoding arsenosugar biosynthesis radical SAM protein ArsS (Some members of this family are selenoproteins.) gives MPLTLLGRQNPLASSDEQLKVLMGTVGCPPFERRLDQAGLFPLHATGITILQINVGKLCNQTCRHCHVDAGPDRTEIMSDEIADLCLAALAKTDIPTIDITGGAPELNPNFRRLVERARALGRHVIDRCNLSVLLLPSQADLAEFLAAHHVEIIASLPAYRASQTDAQRGGGIFEKSIEALTRFNRLGYGRPESDLALNLVYNPVGAFLPPKQEAIEAQFRKELRTRYDIEFNHLYTVTNMPISRFLEFLIESGNYDAYMERLATAFNPATAAGVMCRSMISVGWDGTLYDCDFNQMLTLPVKEGMPRHIRDFDPTRLSTRRIVTGNHCYGCTAGAGSSCGGAVMTATPTQ, from the coding sequence ATGCCGCTGACTTTACTCGGACGACAGAATCCTCTTGCCTCCTCCGATGAACAACTCAAGGTTCTTATGGGTACAGTCGGGTGTCCTCCATTCGAACGGCGTCTCGATCAGGCCGGCTTATTCCCGCTCCATGCCACGGGGATCACCATCCTTCAGATCAACGTCGGCAAACTCTGCAACCAAACCTGCCGACATTGTCACGTCGATGCGGGACCGGATCGTACTGAAATCATGTCGGATGAGATAGCCGATCTCTGTCTCGCGGCGTTGGCGAAAACCGACATTCCCACCATCGATATTACGGGCGGGGCACCGGAGCTCAATCCGAACTTTCGCCGGCTGGTCGAACGGGCCCGTGCCCTCGGGCGTCATGTGATAGATCGGTGCAACCTCTCCGTCTTACTGCTTCCCTCTCAAGCGGATCTTGCTGAATTTTTGGCTGCCCACCACGTTGAAATCATCGCCTCACTTCCGGCCTATCGCGCTAGTCAGACTGATGCGCAGCGGGGGGGAGGAATCTTTGAGAAATCCATCGAGGCCCTCACACGTTTTAACAGACTCGGATACGGGCGACCGGAGAGCGACCTCGCCCTGAACCTCGTGTACAATCCGGTCGGCGCGTTTCTCCCGCCGAAGCAAGAGGCGATCGAAGCCCAATTTCGGAAAGAGCTCCGGACACGATACGACATTGAGTTCAACCATCTCTATACCGTCACCAACATGCCAATCAGCCGATTCCTCGAGTTCCTGATCGAAAGTGGTAATTACGATGCCTATATGGAACGCCTGGCCACTGCCTTCAACCCTGCCACTGCGGCAGGCGTCATGTGCCGATCGATGATTTCCGTGGGGTGGGACGGCACGCTGTATGATTGCGACTTCAATCAGATGCTTACGCTGCCGGTCAAGGAAGGCATGCCGCGCCATATTCGCGACTTTGATCCCACCCGCCTCAGCACACGCAGGATTGTGACGGGCAACCACTGCTACGGGTGCACGGCCGGGGCTGGCTCGTCCTGCGGCGGAGCGGTGATGACGGCAACTCCCACACAGTAG
- a CDS encoding type IV secretion system protein, giving the protein MGMATYIEQSVNNALDHYVLTSSDAVIGVLTPLAVTAMTLYVIWTGFQVMRGDVQEPVTALVWRWFRVALITGLTLNGPQYRSLVKDGLDGIQEAFASAFGGVLSMGGTIDQMADPFTTLMETLFTEASSGLVPQFSLFIAGAICATASIVMAFVAMGLFLVAKVSLALLLSVGPAFIFCAMFPVTQRYAENWLSSALVAVFTNVLIMAVITFLASLLRNACLHVLQAYSTTSILADVVGLLFLSITAAYVLLHVASLGASLAGGLSLGNPGGDGIRSGHLLLQTVPSGLSRFLPLALASTGGSLSGPRTGAARALLSTLSSGKPQPGSDLYQRASLERLRNSVTRKE; this is encoded by the coding sequence ATGGGCATGGCGACCTACATCGAGCAGTCGGTCAACAACGCGCTGGACCACTATGTCTTAACCAGCAGCGATGCCGTGATCGGAGTGCTCACACCGCTCGCCGTGACCGCGATGACGCTGTATGTGATCTGGACTGGCTTTCAAGTCATGCGCGGCGACGTGCAGGAACCGGTCACCGCACTCGTGTGGCGTTGGTTTCGCGTCGCGCTCATCACCGGGCTGACGTTGAACGGCCCTCAATATCGGAGCCTCGTGAAGGACGGATTGGACGGGATTCAAGAAGCCTTTGCCTCGGCCTTCGGCGGGGTCCTCTCGATGGGAGGGACGATCGACCAGATGGCCGATCCCTTCACGACGCTGATGGAAACCCTGTTCACCGAAGCGAGTTCCGGACTGGTCCCGCAATTCTCACTCTTCATCGCGGGAGCAATCTGCGCCACGGCGTCGATTGTGATGGCCTTCGTCGCCATGGGGCTCTTTCTCGTCGCAAAAGTGAGCCTCGCCCTGCTGCTCTCGGTCGGGCCGGCCTTCATCTTCTGCGCGATGTTTCCCGTGACCCAGCGCTATGCGGAGAATTGGCTGTCCAGCGCGCTGGTCGCCGTGTTCACCAATGTCCTGATCATGGCGGTCATCACATTTCTAGCGAGCCTCCTGAGAAACGCCTGTTTGCATGTCCTACAAGCCTATTCAACGACCTCGATCCTGGCGGATGTCGTCGGCCTGCTGTTTCTTTCCATCACCGCCGCCTATGTCTTGCTGCATGTCGCGTCGCTGGGGGCGAGTTTGGCTGGCGGCCTCTCGTTGGGGAACCCAGGCGGCGATGGGATCAGAAGTGGACACCTGCTCTTGCAGACGGTCCCGTCCGGACTGAGTCGCTTTCTACCGTTGGCCCTGGCCTCCACCGGAGGATCCTTGAGTGGGCCGAGAACTGGGGCGGCCCGCGCTCTGCTGAGCACTCTCTCTTCTGGGAAGCCTCAGCCAGGAAGCGACCTCTATCAACGAGCCTCGTTGGAGCGGTTACGTAACAGCGTCACGCGAAAGGAGTAA
- a CDS encoding JAB domain-containing protein encodes MAKQSVNRLPIPQFIPRYRVTLVAEGGHTAPYGALRDSAAAAAALRPCFVGLDREQFLVCCLDAKNVSIGVNIVSIGTLTLSLVHPREVFKPAILLNACAIIAVHNHPSGDPTPSPEDRTLTTRLREAGDLLGIRLLDHLILGDDRLYSFADQGWPL; translated from the coding sequence ATGGCCAAACAATCCGTCAACCGACTTCCCATTCCACAGTTCATTCCGCGCTACCGGGTCACGCTCGTCGCTGAGGGCGGTCACACCGCTCCATACGGCGCTCTTCGTGATTCCGCTGCCGCAGCAGCGGCATTGCGCCCGTGCTTTGTCGGGCTCGATCGCGAACAGTTCCTGGTCTGTTGTCTGGATGCCAAGAATGTCAGCATCGGCGTGAATATTGTCTCGATCGGCACACTCACTCTTAGCCTTGTGCACCCTCGTGAAGTCTTCAAACCGGCCATCCTCCTCAACGCCTGTGCGATCATTGCCGTCCACAATCATCCGTCCGGAGATCCCACGCCGAGCCCTGAGGATCGGACGCTCACCACACGCCTGCGCGAAGCTGGCGACTTGCTCGGCATCAGGCTCCTCGATCACCTCATTCTCGGTGATGACCGTCTCTATAGTTTTGCAGATCAGGGCTGGCCGCTGTGA
- a CDS encoding methyltransferase, translated as MAKQQSPAEIMRNLAIGYWVARLIHVAAKLRLADLLGKGSRTVEDLSTAAGVQPEPLYRILRALASVGIFTETKGRRFKLTPLATTLQTGVSGSMYAWALMINDTWGWDSWKELLYGVKTGEVPFLKAHGVPIFEYLEKHPEDLEVFGESMTSISQIENPAVAAAYKFSGIRTLVDVAGGHGSLLATILKANPRLQGVLFDRSPVIARAESDRHMTAKSITERCRLESGDFFDAVPKGGDAYLMKYILHDWNDEACVKILSNCRAAMNEKGKVLVVDNVIAPGNDPSWGKLLDIQMLIIGGRERTKEEFAALFAAARLKLTRVIPTKCSLSIVEGVPV; from the coding sequence ATGGCCAAACAACAGTCACCTGCTGAAATAATGCGGAATCTCGCTATCGGATATTGGGTCGCCCGCCTCATCCATGTGGCCGCGAAACTCAGACTGGCGGATCTACTGGGAAAAGGATCAAGGACTGTCGAAGATTTGTCGACAGCTGCCGGCGTGCAGCCAGAGCCGCTCTACCGAATTCTCCGCGCCCTGGCGAGCGTCGGCATCTTTACAGAAACTAAAGGTCGACGGTTCAAGCTGACGCCGCTTGCTACCACACTTCAGACAGGCGTTTCAGGCTCCATGTATGCGTGGGCGCTCATGATCAACGACACTTGGGGATGGGACTCCTGGAAGGAACTCCTCTACGGAGTGAAGACCGGTGAGGTCCCGTTCCTAAAGGCTCACGGGGTCCCGATCTTTGAATATCTTGAGAAACACCCGGAGGATCTTGAGGTATTTGGTGAATCGATGACGAGTATCTCCCAGATCGAGAACCCCGCAGTAGCCGCGGCCTATAAGTTCTCAGGGATCCGGACGCTCGTCGATGTCGCCGGGGGACACGGGAGCCTTCTGGCTACGATTCTTAAAGCAAACCCGCGACTCCAAGGCGTGCTCTTTGACCGAAGCCCCGTCATCGCTCGCGCTGAGAGTGACCGCCATATGACGGCGAAGAGCATCACGGAACGTTGCAGACTCGAATCCGGAGACTTCTTCGATGCCGTGCCGAAGGGGGGCGATGCCTATCTCATGAAGTACATTCTGCACGATTGGAACGACGAGGCATGCGTCAAGATCCTCAGCAACTGCCGCGCAGCCATGAATGAGAAGGGGAAAGTCTTAGTCGTTGACAACGTCATTGCCCCCGGGAACGATCCCAGCTGGGGCAAGCTCCTCGACATTCAGATGCTCATCATAGGAGGACGCGAGCGGACAAAGGAAGAATTTGCTGCACTATTTGCCGCAGCGCGGTTGAAGCTAACCCGAGTCATCCCGACCAAATGCTCACTGAGCATCGTCGAGGGAGTTCCTGTATAA
- a CDS encoding VirB3 family type IV secretion system protein encodes MDGFRDPIFTGCTRPAMLGGVPIVPLILIGGLTLLVSVWLYYLVSGYVSLGIVLITIPILLWMRQTTKMDDQRLRQVMMRARMRLRHGPSRTTWGAISYGPLSWKTRRARWKS; translated from the coding sequence ATGGACGGATTTCGCGATCCCATCTTCACCGGTTGCACGAGGCCCGCAATGTTGGGCGGCGTGCCGATCGTGCCCCTGATTCTGATCGGCGGCCTGACGCTGTTGGTGTCGGTCTGGCTGTACTACCTCGTGAGCGGCTACGTCTCGCTTGGGATCGTGCTGATCACGATTCCCATCCTGCTCTGGATGCGCCAGACGACAAAGATGGACGATCAGCGATTGCGCCAGGTGATGATGCGGGCGCGGATGCGACTCCGGCATGGACCGAGTCGCACCACGTGGGGTGCCATTTCCTATGGCCCCCTGTCCTGGAAGACCAGACGAGCACGGTGGAAGAGTTGA
- a CDS encoding type IV secretion system protein, producing the protein MFLIKRTVIAIGLALMVVVGPEPKSQAGGIPVIDTANLVQSIVQALAWIQQFQQMQQQILQADQQIHAIMGSRNMGSLMNNLTLAGVVPSDVNAVYHAIRSGGVQGLTAAAQIIRHNRMIYNCEGKTGDALRICQNMLNQTPQSQAYYANTYQMLLGRMQQIRALTTRINDTQDEKGILELNGRIAAEQAQVSNDTNRILTMQSMIEAEEKAAQQEQQERVLKMLAPGTSRTFDHMTPWTP; encoded by the coding sequence ATGTTTCTCATAAAACGCACGGTGATCGCGATCGGCTTGGCCCTGATGGTCGTCGTTGGTCCGGAGCCGAAATCCCAAGCCGGAGGAATTCCCGTCATCGACACGGCCAATCTCGTGCAATCGATCGTGCAGGCCCTCGCCTGGATCCAACAGTTCCAACAGATGCAGCAACAGATCCTCCAAGCCGACCAGCAAATTCACGCGATCATGGGCTCGCGCAATATGGGCAGTCTCATGAACAACCTCACGCTAGCCGGGGTCGTCCCCTCCGACGTGAATGCCGTGTACCACGCCATCCGGTCCGGTGGGGTCCAGGGCTTGACCGCAGCGGCCCAGATCATCCGGCACAACCGCATGATCTACAACTGCGAGGGCAAGACCGGCGACGCGCTGCGCATCTGTCAGAACATGCTCAACCAGACGCCTCAAAGTCAGGCCTACTACGCGAACACCTATCAAATGTTGCTCGGCCGGATGCAACAGATCCGTGCCTTGACGACCCGCATTAACGATACCCAGGACGAAAAAGGGATTCTGGAACTCAATGGCCGGATCGCGGCGGAGCAAGCGCAGGTGAGCAACGACACGAATCGGATTCTGACGATGCAATCGATGATCGAGGCGGAAGAAAAAGCCGCGCAACAGGAACAGCAGGAACGGGTCCTCAAGATGTTGGCCCCCGGTACGTCCAGGACCTTCGACCACATGACGCCCTGGACGCCATAG
- a CDS encoding methyltransferase domain-containing protein, producing the protein MPIDTITKTVSDRYARAAATGEQMCCPTSYDLADLKSFIPDEVLKISYGCGTPAGLQTVRSGETVLDIGSGGGIDCFEASRLVGPSGHVIGIDMTDTMLEIARRNAPIVAANLGYASLNVEFRKGMADTMPVDDNLIDLIISNCVINLAPDKRTVFREMFRVTKPGGRFTISDIVSDQQVPQYLAHDAEKWGDCLSGALTLADYMAGIAAVGFLGIHLVKFSPWRVIDGIHFFSVTLTGYKLPLAATTASVGYATLRGPFSGVTDERGTTYHRGIPHPITPDDALLLSAPPFIDHFLLTTEPVPLDHNDPRWTAVLSDNVSCTWQGHYALLAGPFVEVEDDDHHTYRRGEPLEVCSKTVAVLEAQGYRPHFAILNRAGEHVSGEPVTCSPDGGCC; encoded by the coding sequence ATGCCGATCGACACCATCACCAAAACTGTGAGTGACCGATACGCACGGGCTGCCGCGACAGGCGAGCAGATGTGTTGTCCGACGAGTTACGACCTCGCGGACCTGAAATCGTTTATCCCTGACGAGGTGCTCAAGATTTCCTATGGGTGCGGCACGCCAGCCGGTTTACAGACCGTCCGTTCCGGCGAGACAGTCCTCGATATTGGTTCCGGTGGAGGAATCGACTGCTTCGAGGCCTCGCGACTGGTCGGCCCATCCGGGCATGTGATCGGTATCGATATGACAGACACGATGTTGGAGATCGCGCGCCGCAATGCACCGATCGTCGCAGCGAATCTGGGCTATGCCTCCTTGAATGTGGAGTTTCGAAAAGGGATGGCGGACACCATGCCGGTGGACGACAACCTGATCGATCTCATCATTTCCAATTGCGTCATTAACCTGGCACCGGATAAACGCACGGTCTTTCGGGAGATGTTCCGTGTCACCAAACCAGGTGGGCGTTTTACGATCTCTGACATCGTGTCGGACCAACAAGTCCCTCAATACTTGGCTCACGATGCGGAGAAATGGGGGGATTGTCTCTCAGGCGCGTTGACGCTCGCGGACTACATGGCTGGTATAGCGGCAGTCGGCTTTCTCGGTATCCATCTCGTCAAGTTTTCACCCTGGCGCGTGATCGATGGCATCCACTTCTTTTCGGTGACGTTGACCGGTTACAAGCTACCACTGGCAGCAACGACGGCTTCAGTCGGGTACGCCACGCTTCGAGGCCCCTTCAGTGGAGTGACCGATGAACGAGGCACGACCTATCACCGTGGCATCCCACACCCAATCACGCCTGACGATGCACTGTTGTTGAGTGCTCCTCCTTTCATTGACCACTTTCTCCTGACCACCGAGCCCGTACCACTCGACCACAACGATCCGCGCTGGACCGCCGTCTTGTCCGACAATGTTTCTTGCACCTGGCAAGGCCACTATGCGTTGCTGGCTGGCCCCTTTGTGGAAGTTGAGGACGACGATCACCATACCTATCGCCGAGGAGAACCTTTGGAGGTCTGCTCCAAAACGGTGGCAGTACTGGAGGCTCAAGGGTACCGGCCACATTTCGCCATTTTGAATCGAGCCGGCGAACACGTGAGTGGGGAGCCTGTGACCTGTTCACCTGACGGAGGCTGCTGTTGA